A genomic segment from Methanolobus zinderi encodes:
- a CDS encoding chemotaxis protein CheB, which produces MAENGSSINTTNGNQEVSGRNKSSNSLPNNNNKLNGSFPVVGIGASAGGLDALEKFFSAVPTDTDIGMAFAVVQHLAPDHKSLLSEIIERYTSMEVSQVKDGMAVESNHVYIIPPNRDMIITNGILHLMEPAQPRGYRSPIDIFFRSLASDQKEMAIGIVLSGTGSDGEQGVRAIKGEGGLVMVQNPEPANTPVCPWVLLKQVLWTIL; this is translated from the coding sequence ATGGCTGAAAATGGGAGCAGTATAAATACTACTAATGGCAATCAGGAAGTATCGGGTAGAAATAAATCCTCTAATAGTTTACCAAATAATAACAATAAATTAAATGGTAGTTTTCCTGTTGTTGGTATAGGTGCATCAGCTGGCGGACTGGATGCCCTCGAAAAATTTTTTTCTGCTGTTCCTACCGATACAGATATAGGTATGGCTTTTGCGGTAGTGCAACATCTGGCTCCTGATCATAAAAGTCTGCTTTCTGAGATTATCGAGCGGTATACAAGTATGGAAGTTTCTCAGGTCAAGGATGGGATGGCTGTTGAGTCAAATCATGTGTACATCATACCCCCAAACAGAGATATGATCATCACAAATGGCATATTGCATTTGATGGAGCCTGCCCAGCCACGTGGTTATCGCTCACCCATCGATATCTTCTTCCGGTCTCTGGCTTCGGATCAGAAGGAAATGGCAATTGGCATCGTGCTCTCAGGTACAGGAAGTGATGGTGAACAGGGAGTAAGGGCCATCAAAGGTGAGGGTGGTCTTGTGATGGTGCAAAACCCCGAACCAGCGAATACACCGGTATGCCCATGGGTGCTCTTAAAACAGGTCTTGTGGACTATTCTATAG
- a CDS encoding FAD-dependent oxidoreductase, with protein sequence MYEKETADRKKLIIVGGGAAGMAVATSVRRHGNYDITVFSSDSHTAYSQCGMPFVLAREIEDFNSLVLRKKEFFEDMDIDLRLNTTVDSIDLEARTVSTGKKTYTFDKLLIATGSRPEVPGNLRSGAELDNVFTLRTLSDGMEIDRAMEKAESIVVIGGGGIGVEIAIAAAKRGLRTFLVNRGTSLLSHNIDPDMAEIVQEHIESLGVSVLTGETPQSINGQNKIESVTIGGEDFPADMVVISTGVWPETELASDAGIEIGSTGGIIVNDHLQVKTKQGFDPDVYAGGECVQLYDFVTGSPMLSQLASTARRMAGTIRDNLVSKPSGFGSIVNPWVAAVAELQVGTVGINTRIAREHGIDIASGLATGSTRAGYYPGSTRIFVKLLFSNRVLVGAQVIGGEGVKERIDGLSLAIKKKTTVDELLELETCYTPPLSTLEDPMIFAVRGALKKIPGSKK encoded by the coding sequence ATGTACGAAAAAGAAACTGCAGACAGAAAAAAACTGATCATAGTGGGAGGAGGAGCTGCCGGCATGGCTGTGGCGACAAGTGTAAGACGCCATGGAAACTATGATATCACCGTATTCTCATCCGATTCCCATACAGCCTACAGCCAGTGTGGCATGCCCTTTGTACTTGCCAGGGAAATAGAGGATTTCAACTCACTTGTACTGAGGAAAAAGGAATTCTTTGAGGATATGGATATAGACCTGCGACTCAATACCACAGTGGATTCCATTGACCTGGAAGCCCGCACTGTTTCCACAGGCAAGAAAACATATACCTTTGACAAACTGCTCATTGCCACAGGCAGCAGGCCAGAAGTGCCCGGGAACCTGAGATCCGGAGCAGAACTGGATAACGTTTTCACTCTCAGGACACTCAGCGATGGAATGGAAATTGACCGGGCCATGGAAAAGGCAGAGAGCATCGTTGTTATAGGAGGCGGGGGGATAGGTGTCGAAATTGCCATTGCTGCTGCAAAGAGAGGCCTCAGAACGTTTCTGGTCAACCGCGGAACTTCCCTTCTATCACATAATATAGATCCGGATATGGCGGAGATCGTTCAGGAGCACATAGAGTCCCTGGGGGTAAGTGTCCTGACCGGAGAGACACCACAATCGATCAACGGCCAAAATAAAATAGAGTCTGTCACCATCGGAGGAGAGGATTTCCCTGCCGATATGGTAGTAATATCCACAGGCGTCTGGCCTGAGACAGAACTTGCATCTGATGCCGGGATAGAGATCGGCAGTACCGGAGGAATAATCGTGAACGATCATCTTCAGGTGAAAACAAAGCAAGGTTTTGACCCTGATGTCTATGCAGGTGGAGAATGTGTCCAGTTGTATGATTTCGTTACCGGTTCTCCAATGCTCAGCCAGCTTGCAAGCACAGCAAGAAGGATGGCCGGCACCATACGCGACAATCTTGTATCAAAACCCTCAGGTTTCGGATCCATTGTCAACCCCTGGGTAGCTGCTGTCGCAGAGCTGCAGGTTGGAACAGTGGGTATCAACACCAGGATAGCAAGGGAACATGGCATTGATATTGCGAGCGGGCTTGCCACAGGCAGCACCAGGGCAGGCTATTATCCCGGTTCAACAAGGATCTTTGTCAAATTACTGTTCAGTAACAGGGTACTGGTAGGTGCGCAGGTGATCGGTGGAGAGGGAGTAAAAGAGAGAATCGACGGGCTCTCCCTTGCCATAAAAAAGAAAACCACAGTTGATGAGCTCCTTGAACTCGAAACATGTTACACCCCACCACTTTCCACCCTGGAGGACCCAATGATATTTGCAGTCCGGGGAGCTCTTAAGAAGATACCCGGGAGTAAGAAGTGA
- a CDS encoding helix-turn-helix transcriptional regulator, with protein sequence MKRALQDVVFASEKRKNVLLLLQDGPKKMDTLLNAVDTNRQSLLPQLRILEEHHLIDHYDDTYELTTMGKLVIDETAPSIELMEFLDTNIDYWGTRNLDFIPSILLSRIKELGNCRIVNPTVTELHEMDKEFSRAAEQSESLYGVTNYFHPNFPGLFSKMAEKGLKVHFILSEDLADKLHSENYGDFNKLLKNNLFSFSVYPGKLNVMSFMFHDNHLMMHMLDKKEKFDNKYILCENEEAIYWANELFEYYEQKSRPISEHIKPDLASEPLKT encoded by the coding sequence ATGAAAAGAGCTCTCCAGGATGTTGTCTTTGCATCTGAAAAAAGAAAAAATGTCCTGCTGCTACTGCAGGACGGTCCCAAAAAGATGGATACTCTACTGAATGCAGTGGATACGAACAGACAGTCTCTGCTTCCACAACTCCGGATACTTGAAGAGCACCACCTTATCGATCACTACGATGATACCTATGAGCTGACGACCATGGGTAAATTGGTTATTGATGAAACCGCCCCTTCAATAGAATTAATGGAATTCCTTGACACAAACATCGATTACTGGGGAACCCGTAACCTGGATTTCATTCCCTCCATACTTTTGAGTAGAATAAAAGAACTTGGCAACTGCAGGATAGTGAATCCCACTGTTACAGAACTGCATGAGATGGATAAGGAGTTCTCCAGAGCTGCAGAGCAGTCCGAATCCCTTTACGGTGTAACCAATTATTTTCATCCTAACTTCCCTGGCCTTTTCTCTAAAATGGCAGAAAAAGGTCTTAAAGTTCACTTTATCCTTTCTGAAGATCTGGCAGATAAATTACATAGTGAAAATTATGGTGATTTTAACAAACTCCTCAAAAACAACTTGTTCAGTTTTTCCGTCTATCCCGGAAAACTGAATGTTATGTCCTTCATGTTCCATGATAATCATCTGATGATGCATATGCTCGACAAAAAGGAAAAATTTGATAATAAATATATTCTTTGCGAAAACGAAGAAGCGATATATTGGGCAAACGAACTGTTCGAGTACTATGAACAGAAATCAAGACCTATATCAGAACATATCAAACCTGATCTGGCAAGTGAGCCCCTTAAGACTTAA
- the dnaG gene encoding DNA primase DnaG — protein sequence MQNADTTKYIIHSKINADGIIERPDIVGAIFGQTEGLLGSDLDLRDLQKTGRIGRIEVVVNAKGGKTRGTILIPSSLDRVETSILAASLETIDRVGPCSAKIEITQMEDVRATKRHQIIERAKFILTGMFDENLPESQEIADQVRQSVRVEEMQFFGKNKVPCGPAVFDSDAIIVVEGRADVLNLLRYGIKNTVCVGGTNVPPEVADLTKKKDTVTVFTDGDRGGELIVKEMVQVANVDYIARAPDGKSVEDLVQKEIIRSLRQKVPVEQVIDKYSIKDSEDNSGKTSRISKRKDRRSDIKRVGPPKVKKVGVKEIPPSAEGKGPKRNSRERSKPKSVEAKKADISVKVSPAGKKFKTHANDLLGTFSARFLDSKDKVVNETAVRDLVSTLKDYDSEVKSVVFDGVVTQRILDIAADKGIENLIGAKVGSVTKRPASVKVFTADAL from the coding sequence ATGCAAAATGCAGATACTACAAAATATATCATTCATTCCAAGATCAATGCTGACGGGATAATTGAGCGTCCTGATATAGTAGGAGCTATTTTCGGCCAGACCGAAGGATTGCTGGGGTCAGATCTTGACCTGCGTGACCTCCAGAAGACCGGCAGGATCGGGAGGATCGAGGTTGTTGTAAATGCCAAGGGTGGCAAGACAAGAGGTACTATCCTTATCCCTTCAAGCCTGGACAGGGTCGAAACCTCAATTCTGGCAGCTTCTCTGGAAACAATTGACAGAGTCGGTCCATGCAGCGCGAAGATCGAGATCACCCAGATGGAAGATGTAAGGGCGACCAAAAGGCACCAGATAATAGAAAGGGCGAAATTCATTCTCACCGGGATGTTCGATGAGAACCTGCCCGAATCACAGGAGATAGCAGACCAGGTCCGCCAGTCCGTAAGGGTCGAGGAGATGCAGTTCTTCGGAAAGAACAAGGTTCCATGCGGACCTGCGGTGTTTGATTCAGATGCTATCATCGTTGTCGAGGGTCGTGCCGATGTCCTGAACCTTCTCCGCTACGGTATAAAGAACACTGTATGTGTCGGAGGCACCAATGTTCCTCCCGAGGTTGCGGACCTTACCAAGAAGAAGGATACTGTGACCGTGTTTACAGATGGTGACCGTGGAGGCGAACTCATTGTCAAGGAAATGGTTCAGGTAGCAAATGTGGACTACATTGCCCGTGCCCCTGACGGCAAGAGTGTCGAAGACCTTGTGCAGAAAGAGATCATCAGATCCCTCAGGCAGAAAGTTCCTGTTGAACAGGTAATTGATAAGTACAGCATCAAGGATTCTGAAGATAATTCCGGAAAAACATCACGTATCTCCAAGAGAAAGGACAGAAGATCCGATATCAAGAGGGTAGGCCCTCCGAAGGTCAAGAAGGTTGGTGTTAAGGAGATACCTCCTTCAGCCGAGGGCAAAGGCCCCAAGAGAAACTCACGTGAAAGGTCAAAACCAAAGTCTGTAGAAGCAAAGAAAGCAGATATAAGCGTAAAAGTCTCTCCTGCAGGAAAGAAGTTCAAGACACATGCCAATGACCTGCTTGGAACTTTCAGTGCCCGCTTCCTGGATTCAAAGGATAAGGTTGTCAATGAGACTGCTGTAAGGGATCTTGTAAGCACCCTCAAGGATTATGACAGCGAAGTGAAGAGTGTGGTCTTTGACGGAGTTGTCACGCAAAGGATACTTGACATTGCAGCAGACAAAGGAATTGAGAACCTGATTGGTGCAAAGGTGGGAAGTGTTACAAAAAGGCCTGCATCCGTGAAGGTCTTTACCGCTGATGCACTGTGA
- a CDS encoding UPF0058 family protein, with translation MHKDELIQLHALMAQIKKHFEHMGIEDEFSEYNSLSISPLHVHRSKAEHKHAIFVLGNDLASAISRNNNVSDFGGTSSRMQELAHKASARLVKSS, from the coding sequence ATGCATAAAGATGAACTTATACAGTTGCATGCTCTGATGGCTCAGATTAAAAAGCATTTCGAGCATATGGGAATAGAAGATGAGTTTAGCGAGTACAATTCGCTGTCCATAAGTCCGCTGCATGTTCACCGGAGTAAGGCCGAACACAAACATGCTATATTCGTGCTTGGAAATGATCTGGCATCCGCTATTTCAAGAAATAACAACGTATCGGACTTTGGTGGTACTTCTTCCAGAATGCAGGAACTTGCTCATAAAGCAAGTGCCCGGCTTGTTAAAAGCTCTTAA
- the rtcA gene encoding RNA 3'-terminal phosphate cyclase, whose translation MIEIDGSFGEGGGQILRTAVSLAAVIGKDITIKNIRKNRPNPGLKPQHMKSIELAALISGAGVRGLHPGSTEICFSPVEIKGIDTTIDIGTAGSIPLLLQCIMPAACASDGNISLRIRGGTDVDWSPSVDYLKHVTLNALSEMGYRASIRTIARGYYPKGGGLVEVVIEPAGLKEYHYFREEENISGISHASNLPEHVARRQAESAKSLLREHGFECDILVEDNNYLSTGSGVNLWSGFIGSVSTGKRGLPAEKVGSRAAKQMAASLQSGAAVDIHLADQLIPFMGLAGGGSFTTTELSGHLKTNIWVTEQFLDVKFEVKETDGLIGVRVR comes from the coding sequence GTGATAGAGATAGACGGATCCTTCGGAGAGGGAGGCGGCCAGATACTCAGAACCGCAGTATCCCTTGCAGCGGTGATCGGGAAAGACATAACTATTAAAAACATCCGTAAGAACCGCCCGAACCCCGGACTAAAGCCCCAGCATATGAAATCCATCGAGCTTGCTGCCCTTATATCCGGAGCAGGAGTCAGGGGACTTCATCCGGGTTCCACTGAGATCTGCTTCTCTCCAGTGGAAATAAAGGGGATTGATACGACAATAGACATCGGCACTGCCGGAAGCATCCCTCTGCTTTTACAATGTATTATGCCGGCAGCCTGTGCCTCTGACGGAAATATCAGCCTCAGGATACGGGGAGGGACAGATGTTGACTGGTCACCGTCCGTTGACTACCTGAAGCATGTAACCCTGAATGCACTGTCAGAAATGGGATACAGGGCCAGCATCAGGACCATTGCCAGAGGATATTATCCAAAGGGCGGAGGACTTGTTGAAGTAGTGATAGAGCCTGCAGGTCTTAAGGAATATCATTATTTCCGGGAAGAAGAGAACATTTCCGGCATATCCCATGCATCGAATCTGCCGGAACATGTAGCCCGAAGGCAGGCCGAATCCGCGAAAAGCCTTCTGAGAGAGCATGGATTTGAATGTGATATCCTTGTGGAGGACAACAACTACCTTTCCACAGGAAGCGGAGTGAACCTCTGGTCAGGTTTTATTGGTTCCGTGTCAACCGGAAAAAGGGGGTTACCTGCTGAAAAAGTAGGAAGCCGGGCTGCAAAGCAGATGGCTGCAAGCCTGCAATCGGGTGCTGCTGTTGACATTCATCTTGCCGATCAGCTCATACCATTTATGGGACTTGCGGGTGGCGGCTCGTTTACGACTACGGAGCTCAGCGGACATCTGAAAACCAATATATGGGTGACAGAACAGTTCCTTGATGTAAAATTCGAAGTAAAAGAAACAGACGGACTGATAGGTGTCCGTGTCAGATAA
- the rimI gene encoding ribosomal protein S18-alanine N-acetyltransferase has product MRVRYFRPQDFEKVMEIESEAFEEHNPFIYMNFYEMNNEYFLVADYNGYVVGFVAGYQMSETEGRIFSLAVKQDYRGYGIGTRLLEAIMRVFRRKALRYANLEVRLSNVRAQSLYRKMDFIPCWIEHGYYSDGEDGIIMKKVLSPHIRTGVRRVLGKPAHQREWPALKIRNKI; this is encoded by the coding sequence ATGAGAGTTCGATACTTCCGGCCGCAGGATTTTGAGAAGGTAATGGAAATCGAATCTGAGGCCTTTGAAGAGCACAACCCCTTCATCTACATGAACTTTTATGAGATGAACAATGAATATTTCCTTGTCGCTGACTACAATGGTTATGTGGTGGGATTTGTGGCCGGCTACCAGATGTCTGAAACCGAAGGAAGGATCTTTTCACTTGCAGTAAAACAGGATTACCGGGGCTATGGAATCGGCACCCGGCTTCTGGAAGCTATAATGAGGGTTTTCAGGCGAAAAGCACTCAGATACGCAAATCTGGAAGTTCGGCTCAGTAATGTCAGGGCACAGAGCTTATACCGGAAAATGGACTTTATCCCCTGCTGGATCGAGCATGGCTACTATTCCGATGGCGAAGACGGCATAATAATGAAAAAGGTCCTGTCTCCACATATAAGAACAGGAGTAAGAAGGGTCCTGGGCAAGCCAGCACATCAGAGAGAATGGCCTGCCTTAAAGATCAGGAATAAGATTTAA
- a CDS encoding FAD-binding oxidoreductase encodes MQNTVLLEKLQEIAGKKRVSTSTADLYCYSCDASQIRGMPDFVIRPDTTEQVSEIVKLAYDNDISITARGAGTGLAGGAVPVEGGIVLDMSAMNHLVEMDLDNLQVVVEPGIVQEKLNAELEPYGFFFPPDPGSSAMCTLGGLIANNGSGMRSVKYGTTRNYVLGLEVVLADGTIINTGSKTMKSVAGYSLTDLFVGSEGTLGIITRATLKVRALPQERSVLLASFEDPELAGKAVVKVLSSGIIPSACEILDSNIIQAINAYDPHIGIPEVGAILLFEVDGTENSVHEGIEMIEQVCKSLAIDIKTAANKEERDEIWAARRLVGAAVSRLDPLRTRVYVGEDIGVPIKEIPQMLHKVREISDEFDLPIMTYGHIGDGNLHTGMCIDVLEDGDWEKLNSAADKIHHTAIRMGGTVTAEHGVGGARSEYLELELGNALDVMMTIKKALDPKGILNPGKMGV; translated from the coding sequence ATGCAAAATACCGTTCTACTTGAAAAGTTGCAGGAGATCGCTGGTAAAAAAAGGGTTTCCACCTCAACTGCAGATCTTTATTGTTATTCTTGTGATGCTTCCCAGATAAGGGGAATGCCTGATTTTGTGATCAGGCCGGATACCACCGAACAGGTATCAGAGATAGTGAAACTTGCATATGATAATGATATTTCCATAACAGCCAGGGGTGCCGGTACGGGACTTGCCGGAGGAGCAGTACCCGTGGAAGGTGGCATTGTGCTTGATATGTCGGCTATGAACCATCTGGTCGAGATGGACCTTGATAACCTGCAGGTTGTGGTCGAGCCGGGGATCGTCCAGGAGAAGCTGAATGCAGAACTTGAACCCTATGGTTTTTTCTTTCCGCCGGATCCCGGAAGCTCTGCCATGTGCACACTGGGCGGACTCATTGCCAATAACGGAAGCGGAATGCGCTCTGTGAAGTATGGTACCACCCGCAACTATGTGCTTGGCCTTGAAGTTGTACTGGCTGACGGGACAATTATAAACACAGGCTCAAAAACCATGAAATCCGTGGCAGGTTATTCTCTTACAGATCTTTTCGTGGGTTCTGAAGGAACACTCGGGATAATAACCAGGGCCACACTGAAGGTGAGGGCACTGCCACAGGAGCGCTCGGTATTGCTTGCTTCCTTTGAGGATCCGGAACTTGCCGGAAAGGCAGTTGTAAAGGTACTGTCCTCGGGAATAATCCCTTCTGCATGTGAGATACTTGACAGTAATATCATTCAGGCCATCAATGCCTATGACCCCCATATAGGAATTCCCGAAGTGGGAGCCATCCTGCTCTTTGAGGTGGATGGTACCGAGAACTCCGTGCATGAAGGAATCGAGATGATAGAGCAAGTCTGCAAGTCCCTGGCCATAGATATCAAGACGGCAGCCAACAAGGAAGAGCGTGATGAGATATGGGCTGCCAGAAGGCTTGTGGGGGCAGCGGTCTCACGCCTTGATCCTCTGCGTACCCGTGTATACGTGGGCGAGGATATCGGCGTACCCATAAAGGAAATCCCACAGATGCTGCACAAGGTACGTGAGATATCCGATGAGTTCGACCTGCCGATCATGACATACGGACACATCGGTGACGGGAACCTGCACACAGGAATGTGTATCGATGTGCTAGAAGATGGTGACTGGGAGAAACTCAACAGTGCAGCCGATAAGATACACCATACTGCCATCAGGATGGGTGGTACTGTGACCGCCGAGCACGGTGTCGGTGGTGCAAGAAGCGAGTACCTTGAACTTGAACTTGGGAATGCCCTGGATGTAATGATGACGATCAAGAAGGCTCTCGACCCGAAGGGAATACTCAATCCGGGTAAGATGGGGGTCTGA
- the arcS gene encoding archaeosine synthase subunit alpha: MTRYFEVLQRDGAARIGKLIFGETAQTPYIIDTRTLSSEDSLITDAGSVWGSGSFEEAERNFKKIREAVKDNSLVILPHQSYPPEVPEEIKDSATCRYDPDSEGPTGEIYRPGCSSDARDMYILEGAGCFENNARQFFNELIEMKKGIAADTAVYTPNICLPENLAMLIYLGVDIVDNTKALVAAHSDIFLTTAGRFYLDSLTELPCRCEACAGTSATELREMEKRERAKVLEKHNLNALESELVLVREKIRAGMLREYVEGQCRTRPWLTALLRLADSEYEYLEEKSPLARSNEMLANSSESLSRVEVVRFAQRIQQRYTPPEADVLVLLPCSAKKPYSISNSHWKFIKAIGDKRRFVHEIIITSPMGIVPRELELTYPAAHYDTAVTGYWDAEEREWVAGCLEKYLRKNKYGVIVAHVEGAYRQICETVSERLGIEMLFTASGSVTSPDSLKRLREELSKHTEGRARNVEERKKDMMRCLADYQFGKGSAEILVPESSIVKGPFPKYQIFEGKKQLVTLIPQYGTLAVTIEGAERMIESGKYIVEIDDFVPRGSLLAPGVIKADPQIRPGDEVFVSGKKAICVGRTAMSGTEMQESGRGVAVDLRHVKKVK, from the coding sequence ATGACACGATACTTTGAGGTACTGCAACGGGACGGAGCCGCCCGTATCGGTAAGCTGATTTTCGGTGAGACCGCGCAGACCCCTTATATAATAGATACCAGGACCTTAAGCTCAGAGGACAGCCTGATAACGGATGCAGGGTCAGTCTGGGGATCAGGGTCTTTCGAAGAGGCAGAAAGGAATTTTAAAAAAATACGTGAAGCTGTTAAAGATAACTCACTGGTGATTCTGCCTCACCAGTCATACCCTCCTGAGGTCCCTGAGGAAATAAAAGACTCTGCAACATGCCGGTATGATCCTGACAGCGAGGGCCCCACCGGAGAAATATACAGACCCGGCTGCAGCTCAGATGCCAGGGATATGTATATCCTGGAAGGTGCCGGCTGTTTTGAGAACAATGCAAGGCAGTTCTTCAATGAACTGATTGAGATGAAGAAAGGTATTGCAGCTGATACCGCGGTCTATACACCCAATATCTGCCTGCCCGAAAACCTTGCCATGCTGATATATCTGGGAGTAGATATCGTTGATAATACAAAGGCCCTTGTCGCAGCCCACAGTGACATATTCCTCACAACAGCGGGCAGATTCTATCTTGATTCACTTACCGAGCTGCCCTGCAGGTGTGAAGCATGCGCGGGAACAAGTGCAACCGAGCTCAGGGAAATGGAAAAGAGAGAGAGAGCGAAGGTCCTTGAAAAGCATAACCTCAATGCTCTGGAATCAGAACTTGTACTTGTAAGAGAAAAGATACGTGCCGGCATGCTACGCGAATATGTGGAGGGACAGTGCAGGACACGACCCTGGCTGACAGCACTTTTGAGGCTCGCAGACAGTGAATATGAGTATCTGGAAGAGAAAAGTCCCCTTGCCAGATCCAACGAGATGCTGGCAAACAGCAGTGAATCACTCAGCAGGGTTGAGGTCGTAAGATTTGCACAAAGGATTCAACAACGCTACACCCCTCCTGAAGCAGACGTACTGGTACTGCTGCCATGCTCCGCAAAAAAGCCATATTCCATATCCAACTCCCACTGGAAGTTCATCAAAGCCATAGGAGATAAGCGCCGTTTTGTGCATGAGATCATAATAACATCACCCATGGGGATAGTCCCCAGGGAACTGGAGCTTACCTACCCTGCAGCACACTATGATACCGCAGTGACTGGCTACTGGGATGCCGAAGAGCGTGAATGGGTCGCAGGCTGCCTGGAAAAATATCTCAGGAAAAATAAGTACGGTGTCATTGTTGCCCATGTGGAGGGTGCCTACAGACAGATATGCGAAACGGTTTCTGAAAGACTCGGGATAGAGATGCTATTCACAGCTTCAGGCAGTGTGACATCCCCTGATTCACTCAAAAGACTGAGGGAAGAGCTGTCAAAACACACCGAAGGTCGGGCACGTAACGTGGAAGAGCGTAAGAAGGACATGATGCGCTGCCTTGCAGATTACCAGTTTGGCAAAGGCTCTGCGGAGATACTTGTGCCTGAGAGTTCAATAGTAAAAGGACCATTCCCCAAGTATCAGATATTTGAGGGAAAAAAGCAACTTGTCACCCTGATACCCCAGTACGGCACGCTTGCTGTCACCATCGAGGGCGCCGAGCGTATGATAGAATCCGGAAAATACATTGTGGAAATTGACGATTTCGTACCCAGGGGATCCCTGCTTGCACCCGGAGTTATAAAAGCGGATCCGCAGATCAGACCCGGTGATGAAGTATTTGTAAGCGGAAAGAAAGCAATATGTGTTGGCAGGACCGCCATGAGCGGGACCGAGATGCAGGAGTCAGGCCGTGGCGTGGCAGTCGACCTGCGTCATGTTAAAAAGGTAAAATGA
- a CDS encoding (Fe-S)-binding protein, with product MDHDMRSILKCVRCGTCRSVCPVFDVVGWESASARGRMLVAHGVSMGLEADKDVLDSLNMCTTCGLCEQLCPSGAAPPEVVENTRHQLVLHGKMTDAQRDIAGRANELGNALGEEKERMDWLGESAKDVTEKADYVFFAGCLGSYRYPELTKRTFDILKKFGVTVLKEEVCCGSPLLRTGSDPSELISKNLDQIKKTGAHTVITGCAGCFTALRNDYPEDLKVVHVTEFLAERLAEMDLKKLDLKVSYHDPCHLGRCNGVFDAPRELIKAVSNLEEMESNREKARCCGAGGGVLKGYPELSLELSKRRLEEMPEDVDYLITACPLCRTNLKRGEPKVEILDIIDLLEMAME from the coding sequence ATGGATCATGATATGCGTTCAATACTGAAATGTGTCAGGTGTGGAACGTGTCGTTCGGTCTGTCCGGTCTTTGATGTTGTGGGCTGGGAATCCGCCAGTGCCAGGGGACGTATGCTTGTGGCACATGGTGTCTCCATGGGTCTTGAGGCGGATAAGGATGTGCTCGACAGCCTGAACATGTGCACTACCTGCGGACTCTGTGAGCAACTGTGTCCTTCCGGTGCAGCACCTCCCGAGGTTGTGGAGAATACCCGACATCAGCTCGTACTCCACGGTAAGATGACCGATGCCCAGAGGGATATTGCAGGCAGGGCAAATGAGCTTGGCAATGCTCTGGGTGAGGAAAAGGAAAGGATGGACTGGCTTGGTGAATCTGCAAAGGATGTCACGGAAAAGGCGGACTACGTCTTCTTTGCGGGATGTCTGGGTTCATACAGGTATCCTGAACTTACAAAGAGGACCTTCGATATACTGAAGAAGTTCGGTGTGACAGTACTAAAGGAAGAGGTATGCTGTGGCTCCCCGCTTCTGAGAACCGGGTCTGATCCGTCAGAGCTTATATCAAAGAACCTGGATCAGATCAAAAAGACGGGTGCACATACGGTAATCACCGGTTGTGCAGGATGTTTTACAGCTCTTAGGAACGATTATCCGGAAGACCTCAAGGTTGTCCATGTAACCGAATTCCTGGCTGAGCGTCTGGCCGAGATGGACCTGAAGAAACTTGACCTGAAGGTCAGCTATCACGACCCGTGTCATCTGGGAAGGTGCAACGGTGTCTTTGATGCACCAAGAGAACTTATTAAGGCGGTATCCAATCTTGAGGAAATGGAGAGCAACCGTGAAAAAGCAAGATGTTGCGGTGCAGGCGGCGGTGTGCTCAAAGGTTATCCCGAACTGTCCCTGGAGCTCTCAAAGAGAAGACTTGAGGAGATGCCAGAAGATGTGGATTATCTTATAACCGCATGTCCTTTGTGCAGGACGAACCTCAAACGTGGGGAACCGAAGGTCGAGATACTGGATATCATCGATCTGCTTGAGATGGCTATGGAATAG